A stretch of the Macaca thibetana thibetana isolate TM-01 chromosome X, ASM2454274v1, whole genome shotgun sequence genome encodes the following:
- the DCAF8L2 gene encoding DDB1- and CUL4-associated factor 8-like protein 2 — MSHQEGSTDGLPDLGTESLFSSPEEQSGAVAATEDSSDIDIATSEQSVTMTGDDSDTRDGGFPNDVGTENRSSDRESASEDIELDSMEDFEHFLMSGESLFHYPLVGEEETEREEEEEEIQEEGREEAEGGEEAEEEEEEEEQPRAGPQCSGANHEQYLLEEDRALEEWVSSETSALPLPRWQVVTALHQRQLGSRPRFVYEACGARAFVQRFRLQYRLADHVGCVNTVHFNQRGTRLASSGDDLKVIVWDWVRQRPVLNFESGHTNNVFQAKFLPNCGDSTLAMCARDGQVRVAELINASYFENTKCVAQHRGPAHKLALEPDSPSKFLTSGEDAVVFTIDLRQDRPASKVVVTREKDKKVGLYTITVNPANTYQFAVGGQDQFVRIYDQRRIDEKENNGVLKKFTPHHLVNCVFPTNITCVVYSHDGTELLASYNDEDIYLFDSSHSDGAQYTKRFKGHRNNTTVKGVNFYGPRSEFVVSGSDCGHIFFWEKSSCQIIQFLKGNREGTINCLEPHPYLPVLATSGLDHNVKIWTPTAKAATELTGLKKVIKKNKWERDEDSLHHASLFDQYMLWFLMRHLTQRGHHRGWRSGEAEFPDEESDESSSTSETSEEEGQDRVQCMPS; from the coding sequence ATGTCCCACCAAGAGGGAAGCACAGATGGCTTACCAGACTTAGGGACTGAAAGCCTGTTCAGCAGCCCAGAGGAGCAGTCTGGAGCAGTGGCGGCGACAGAGGACTCCTCAGACATTGACATAGCGACCTCAGAGCAGAGTGTGACAATGACCGGAGATGACAGTGATACCAGGGATGGTGGATTCCCCAACGATGTCGGCACAGAAAATCGAAGCTCAGACCGAGAAAGTGCAAGTGAAGACATCGAACTTGACAGCATGGAGGACTTTGAGCATTTCCTCATGAGTGGTGAAAGTTTATTCCATTACCCTTTGGTGggagaggaggagacagaaagggaggaggaagaagaggagatacaggaggagggaagggaagaggcggagggaggggaggaggcggaggaggaggaggaggaagaagaacagCCTCGGGCGGGTCCACAATGCAGTGGTGCCAACCATGAGCAGTACTTGTTAGAGGAGGATCGGGCGCTGGAGGAGTGGGTTTCCTCAGAGACATCTGCCCTGCCCCTACCTCGCTGGCAGGTCGTTACTGCTCTTCACCAGCGGCAGCTGGGTTCACGTCCCCGCTTTGTATATGAGGCCTGTGGGGCAAGAGCCTTTGTGCAGCGTTTCCGCCTGCAATATCGTCTTGCAGACCATGTCGGTTGTGTCAATACTGTACACTTTAACCAGCGTGGCACCCGGCTGGCCAGTAGCGGTGATGATCTAAAGGTGATAGTGTGGGACTGGGTACGGCAGAGGCCAGTACTCAACTTTGAAAGTGGTCACACAAATAATGTCTTCCAGGCCAAATTCCTTCCTAATTGTGGTGATTCCACCCTGGCCATGTGTGCCCGTGATGGGCAGGTACGGGTAGCAGAACTAATTAATGCATCATATTTCGAGAATACTAAGTGTGTGGCCCAGCACAGGGGACCTGCCCACAAGttggctctggagccagactctCCTTCTAAGTTCCTCACTTCAGGTGAAGATGCTGTTGTCTTCACCATTGACCTCAGACAAGACCGGCCAGCTTCAAAAGTTGTGGTAACAAGAGAAAAGGATAAGAAAGTGGGACTATATACAATTACTGTGAATCCCGCCAATACCTACCAATTTGCAGTGGGCGGACAAGATCAGTTTGTAAGAATTTATGACCAGAGGAGAAttgatgagaaagaaaacaatggagtGCTCAAGAAATTCACTCCTCATCATCTGGTTAATTGTGTTTTCCCAACAAACATCACCTGTGTTGTGTACAGTCACGATGGCACAGAGCTTCTGGCCAGCTACAATGATGAAGATATTTACCTCTTCGACTCCTCTCACAGTGATGGTGCTCAATACACTAAGAGATTTAAGGGGcacagaaataataccacagtCAAAGGTGTTAATTTCTATGGCCCCAGGAGTGAGTTTGTAGTGAGCGGTAGTGATTGCGGGCATATCTTCTTCTGGGAGAAATCATCCTGCCAGATCATCCAGTTCCTAAAGGGGAACAGAGAAGGTACAATAAACTGTCTTGAACCCCACCCTTACCTACCTGTGCTGGCGACCAGTGGCCTAGATCATAATGTGAAGATCTGGACACCCACAGCTAAAGCTGCCACTGAGCTTACTGGATTAAAGAAGGTGATTAAGAAGAACAAGTGGGAACGAGATGAAGATAGCTTGCACCATGCCAGCCTGTTTGACCAGTACATGCTTTGGTTCCTCATGCGTCACCTGACACAGAGAGGTCATCACCGGGGCTGGAGAAGTGGTGAAGCCGAATTTCCAGATGAAGAATCGGATGAGTCTTCCAGCACCTCAGAGACATCCGAGGAGGAGGGCCAAGACCGAGTGCAGTGCATGCCATCCTGA